One stretch of Halichoerus grypus chromosome 8, mHalGry1.hap1.1, whole genome shotgun sequence DNA includes these proteins:
- the SHF gene encoding SH2 domain-containing adapter protein F isoform X3 — protein MLLSGAPPAGSGPGQRAQGSAGSGPGGSRRGAGGAGAGPGGGGSGGVAKWLREHLGFRGGGGGGGGGKPAPPEPDYRPPAPSPAAPPAPPPDILAAYRLQRERDFEDPYSGGPSSSAAAPATPAVPGPTPPPRHGSPPHRLIRVETPGPPAPPPEERISGPPASSDRLAILEDYADPFDVQETGEGPAGASGAPEKVPENDGYMEPYEAQKMMAEIRSSKETAAQPLPLYDTPYEPEEEGATPEGEGAPWPRESRLPEDDERPPEEYDQPWEWKKERISKAFAAGTTGPSVEQMPRTCSDCAKRPATWCATVRPARMISLCPSRAVRASCT, from the exons ATGTTACTGAGCGGAGCTCCTCCGGCGGGCTCCGGCCCGGGGCAGCGGGCGCAGGGGAGCGCGGGGAGCGGCCCGGGGGGGTCGCGCCGGGGCGCCGGGGGAGCGGGAGCCGGCCCTGGAGGGGGCGGCAGTGGCGGAGTGGCCAAGTGGCTCCGGGAGCACCTGGGCTTCCgcggggggggcggcggcggagGTGGGGGCAAGCCGGCGCCCCCGGAGCCGGACTACCGTCCCCCCGCACCCTCTCCGGCCGCGCCCCCTGCGCCACCCCCGGACATCCTGGCCGCCTACCGGCTGCAGAGGGAGCGCGACTTCGAAGACCCCTACTCTGGGGGGCCGTCCAGCTCCGCTGCTGCCCCAGCCACCCCCGCCGTTCCCGGCCCCACGCCGCCCCCGCGCCACGGCTCGCCTCCCCACCGCCTTATTCGGGTTGAGACCCCTGGCCCCCCAGCGCCCCCTCCCGAGGAGCGGATCTCTGGACCCCCCGCCAGTAGCGACCGG TTGGCAATCCTTGAAGACTACGCGGACCCGTTTGATGTTCAGGAGACTGGTGAAGGCCCAGCAGGAGCTTCGGGAGCCCCAGAGAAGGTCCCTGAGAATGACGGCTACATGGAGCCCTATGAGGCCCAAAAGATGATGGCTG AGATCCGGAGTTCCAAGGAGACAGCAGCTCAGCCCCTGCCTCTGTATGACACGCCCTATgagccagaggaggagggggccacCCCAGAGGGTGAGGGGGCCCCCTGGCCCCGGGAGTCCCGGCTGCCAGAGGATGACGAGAGGCCCCCCGAGGAGTATGACCAGCCCtgggagtggaagaaggagcGGATTTCCAAAGCCTTTGCAG CTGGTACCACGGGGCCATCAGTCGAACAGATGCCGAGAACCTGCTCCGACTGTGCAAAGAGGCCAGCTACCTGGTGCGCAACAGTGAGACCAGCAAGAAtgatttctctctgtccctcaa